AATGCCGGTCTGGAGGATGTGCGCCGGGCCTTCATGCTTTTTCCCGAAAGCGGAGAGGCCCCGGTGGAGAGCGAGGCAGACCTGCCGGAACCTTCCGGCTTTGCCTGGGAGCTGGTGGAGGGCGTATGGACGCATGCCGCGGAGCTGGACAGGCATATTGCCCGTTTTTCGCGCAACTGGCGTGTGGACCGCATGGGCCGGGTGGAGCTGACCCTGCTGCGTCTGGCCATGTTTGAGCTGCTCTACCGGACGGACGTTCCGGCCAAGGTGGCCATCACGGAAGCGCTGGACCTGACCCGCCAGTTCGGGGAAGACAATGCCACGGCGTTTGTCAACGGCATTCTGGATGCTGCTGCCCGGGCGGCCGAAAACGGAACCCTGCAGCCCGGCGCTGCTGATACCAACAACTAATCGACATATTGCCATGAGCCAAGACCGTTATACCCCCAATGAGATCGAGTTGAAGTGGCAGGCCCGCTGGAAGGAAAGCAAGGCATTTGCCTGTAGCCACAAGAGCGACAAGCCCAAGTACTACTGCCTGGAAATGTTCCCCTACCCTTCCGGCAATATCCATATGGGCCATGTGCGCAACTATTCCATCGGTGACGTGGTGGCGCGCGTCAAGCGCATGCACGGCTACAACGTGCTGCACCCCATGGGCTGGGATGCCTTTGGCCTGCCGGCGGAAAATGCGGCCATCAAGCACAAGACCCATCCGGCCAAGTGGACCTATGCCAATATCGACAATATGCGCGCACAGCTCCAGCGCCTGGGGTATTCGTATGATTGGTCGCGGGAAACGGCCACCTGCCGTCCCGAATATTACCGCTGGGAGCAGGAATTCTTCCTGCGTTTTCTGGAAAAGGGGCTGGTATACCGCAAAAAGGCGCCGCAGAACTGGTGCCCGTCCTGCCACACGGTGCTGGCCAATGAACAGGTGATCGACGGCCTGTGCTGGCGCTGCGACAGCCGTGTGGAGCAGAAGGACCTGACCCAGTGGTTCCTGCGCATCACGGCCTACGGCGACGAGCTGCTCCGCGATCTGGAAAAGCTGGAAGGCGGCTGGCCGGACCGCGTGCTGGCCATGCAGCGCAACTGGATAGGCAAGTCCTACGGGGCGGCCATTGCCTTTGCCCTGGAAACTCCCCTGGCCGGCAAGGAGAGCATCGAGGTCTTCACCACGCGCCCGGACACGGTCTATGGTGTGAGCTTCCTCACGCTGGCTCCCGAACACGAGCTGGTGGAGCATCTCATCCAGGGCTATGAAAAGGCGGATGAGGTGCGCGCCTTTGTGACGCGCATCCGCAACATGGACCGTCTGGAACGGCAGTCCGATGTGCTGGAAAAGGAAGGCATCTTTACCGGCGCCTATGTGCGCCATCCGCTCACGGGCGAACGCGTTCCCCTGTGGCTGGGCAATTTCGTACTGGCTGATTACGGCACGGGGGCCGTCATGGGAGTGCCCGCGCACGACCAGCGCGACTTTGAATTTGCCCGGAAATATGGCCTGCCGGTGCGCGTGGTCATCAATCCCCGTGGCGAAGAGCTTGATCCGGCTGCCATGACAGAAGCCTATACGGGCGAAGGGGTCATGACCCGCTCCGGCGAATTTGACGGCATGGCCAATACGGACGGCAAGCAGGCCGTGGCCCGGAAGCTGGAAGCGGAAGGCAAGGGCAGGGCCACCACGCAGTTCCGTCTGCGTGACTGGAACATTTCCCGTCAGCGTTTCTGGGGGGCGCCCATTCCGGTCATTTACTGTGAAAAATGTGGCGTGGTGCCGGAAAAGCGTGAAAATCTGCCGGTGGTTCTGCCGCTGGATGCCCAGATCGGCGAGGACGGCCGCTCTCCCCTGCCGACGATGCCCAGCTTTACCGATTGCGTCTGCCCCCGGTGCGGCGGCAAGGCCCGTCGTGAAACGGACACGCTGGACACCTTTGTGGAGTCCTCGTGGTATTTTGCCCGCTATACGTCCGCCCGCAAGGAAGATGCGGCCTTTGATCCAGAGGCCCTGGCCTACTGGATGCCCGTGGACCAGTACATCGGCGGTGTGGAGCATGCCATCCTGCACCTGCTCTACGCCCGCTTCTTTACCAAGGCGCTGCGTGATCTGGGCTATTTCCCCGCCGATCTGGAAGAACCGTTCACCCGCCTGCTGACCCAGGGCATGGTGCTCAAGGACGGCAGCAAGATGTCCAAGTCCAAGGGCAATATCGTGGCGCCGTCGGAAATGATCGACAAATACGGTGCCGACACCGTGCGCCTGTTCTGCCTTTTTGCCGCGCCGCCGGAGCGCGACTTTGACTGGTCCGACAGCGGCATCGAGGGAGCTTCGCGCTTTTTGCAGCGGGTGTGGCGTCTTTTTGTGGACGAGGAGGCGCGCTTCCTCACGGTCAGGGGCTGCTCGTCCACGGCGGCCGATGTGCACAGCGACGTGGCCCGCGATCTGCGCCGCCGCGAACACCTGACGGTGCGGAAGGCCGGCGAGGACATGGCCCAGCGTTTCCAGTTCAATACGGCCATTTCCGCCATCATGGAGCTGGTCAATGCCATGTATCTGGCCCGCGAAAAAATGGGCATGGAGGAAGGGGACCGCAGGGTCTTTTCTTCGGCCATGGCCACGGTGCTGACCCTGCTTTCGCCCATTACCCCGCACATCTGCGAAGAGCTGTGGGAGCGTCTGGGACACCAGACCTCGCTCCAGGCCGAGCCGTGGCCCGTGTGGGATGCTGCGGCCCTGGAACAGGACAACGTGACCATCGCCCTGCAGGTCAATGGCAAGCTGCGCGGTACCATGGAGGTTCCCGCCGGTGCCGACAAGGCCGCGCTGGAGGCGGCCGCACTGGCCGATGCCGCCGTGCAGCGCCATACGGCCGGTCTGACCATTCGCAAGGTCATTGTGGTGCCCGGCAAGCTGGTCAATATTGTGGCCAGTCAGGGCTAATGCCTGTCACGGGGGGCCGCCGCGCAGGCGCCCCCCTTTTTCCGGCAGAGGAGGCGCCGCGGCCTTTCCTGCCGCTGCATCAGTTTCCTGCCATGTCCAATGCCGGATTCCGTTTTCTTGTCTGTCCCGACAGCCGTCTGCTCCAGGCGCACATGGAAGCCATGCTGCATGACGCCGGCGCCGACAGCACGTGGGAACGGCATGTCTACTGGGGAGATGACGATCCTCCCCCCCGCTTCTGGGAACAGCTTACCCTGCAGGGCCTTTTCGGCACGCCGCGCATTCTTGTGGTGCGGCAGGCCCATCTCTGGCCCGTGGCCATCTGGAAAAAGCTGTCTGGGGCACTGGCGCATCTGTCTGATCAGTGTCATCCCTTCTTCTGTCTTGAGGTTCCCTGGGAAAAGGGGCAGCCCAAGCTGCCCGCGGCGCTGCTCCGCCAGCGCTGCCTGAGCTTTGCGGAGGCGCAGGGCTGGGTCTGGCGTCATGAAGGACTGGGGGAACGCAGCCTTCGCAAATACGTGACGGAGCGCGCCAGACAGCTGGGGCTGCGTCTGGAACCGGACGCGCTGGAGCAGTTCTGCCTTTCCGTGCCGCCGCAGGCGCAGGCGGTGGAGAACGAGTTGCAGAAGCTCGTGCTGCAAGTGCCTGCCGGGCAGACCGGCACGGCGTCTTCCCCCGTGGTGGTGGATGCCGCCATGCTGGGGGCATCGTCCTGGAGTCCCGACTGCAATGTCTTTGCCCTGATCCGCCATCTGGAAGCGGGCAATCTGCCTGCGGCCTGGCGGGAACTGGAGCGAGGACGCAAGGATGGCGACGGCCTGCTGTTCACCCTGCTTTCTCTGCTGGCGCGGGAATTTCGCCTGCTCTGGCAGGTAGGCATGGGGGAGCGGGTGCGTCTGCATCCCTCTGAAGACGGCAGCAAGCAGCAGCTGGCCCGCCGCCTGGGGCCGGAAGGGCTGAGTCGCGGTCTGGCGCTGGTCATGGATGCGGAATGGCAGGTCAAAAGCGGCCGCCGCACCCCGGAACAGTGTCTGGATTTTCTGGCAGCCCAGCTCTGCCGCCTGTGCGCAGCCCCCGCGCGGAGATAGGCCCGTGCGCCCTGCCCTGCTTTTTCTTCCTTCCCTCTTGCCTTGCGGTAAAAACTGCTTAGCTTATGTCTGGTAAATCCGCTTCGGTGAGTCCTGGTCCTGCCGGGCATCGCGCCCGTCTGCGTCAGCGGCTTGCCTACGATGCCCGGGCCGTCAGCGATTATGAAGTGCTGGAACTGGTCATAGGACTGGGCCTGCCCCGTCAGGATACCAAGCCCCTGGCCAAGGAGCTGCTCTTTCGCTTCGGCAGTGTGCGCGGTGTCATGGATGCCCGCCCGGACGAGCTGCTGGCCGTGCCGGGCTTTGGCCCCGGCCTGCTGTCGCTGTGGCGTCTGCTGCACGAAGTGCTGGTGCGCTATGCCGCCTCCCCCCTGCGAAAGCGGGAAAAGGTGGCCCGGCCGGAAGATGTGGCCCTGCTGGCCAGAACCCAGCTGGCGGGCTGCACCCATGAAGAATGCTGGGTGGCCCTGCTCAACAGCGGAAATTACCTTATCGGCTGGGAGCGCGTGCGCCAGGGAAACGTGAGTGAAATTCCCGTACTGCCGCGCGACATTGTGGAGGTGGCGCTGCATCGCCGTGCCAGAGGTATTATCCTGGTGCACAATCACCCCGGCGGGCAGATTCAGCCTTCGCAGCCCGATCTGAACCTGACCCACGGTCTGGAGCGCCTGGCCCCGCAGCTGGGGCTGCGTCTGCTGGACCACATTATCGTTACCGAAGGCGACTGTTTCAGCATTCTGCACAACAGATATTTGTGAGACAGTCGGGGAGCTTTATAAGATGTCCGACAGCAAGAACAATTTTGAAAAGGCCCTTAGCGACATGCTGCAGGCAAGCGGTCTGGGAGCCAGCGCCCCCATGGGCGGTGGAAGCAGCGGTGAGGCCGGGGAACAGCGTGTTCCCGACATGCTGCCCGTTCTTCCCCTGCGGGATGTGGTCATCTTCAATCATATGATTCTGCCGCTTTTCATCGGCCGCGAAAAGTCCGTATCTGCCGTCAATGCC
This DNA window, taken from uncultured Desulfovibrio sp., encodes the following:
- the nusB gene encoding transcription antitermination factor NusB, with the protein product MAKGKNASRHAGRAQAFQVLYGLSFSGNAGLEDVRRAFMLFPESGEAPVESEADLPEPSGFAWELVEGVWTHAAELDRHIARFSRNWRVDRMGRVELTLLRLAMFELLYRTDVPAKVAITEALDLTRQFGEDNATAFVNGILDAAARAAENGTLQPGAADTNN
- the leuS gene encoding leucine--tRNA ligase, yielding MSQDRYTPNEIELKWQARWKESKAFACSHKSDKPKYYCLEMFPYPSGNIHMGHVRNYSIGDVVARVKRMHGYNVLHPMGWDAFGLPAENAAIKHKTHPAKWTYANIDNMRAQLQRLGYSYDWSRETATCRPEYYRWEQEFFLRFLEKGLVYRKKAPQNWCPSCHTVLANEQVIDGLCWRCDSRVEQKDLTQWFLRITAYGDELLRDLEKLEGGWPDRVLAMQRNWIGKSYGAAIAFALETPLAGKESIEVFTTRPDTVYGVSFLTLAPEHELVEHLIQGYEKADEVRAFVTRIRNMDRLERQSDVLEKEGIFTGAYVRHPLTGERVPLWLGNFVLADYGTGAVMGVPAHDQRDFEFARKYGLPVRVVINPRGEELDPAAMTEAYTGEGVMTRSGEFDGMANTDGKQAVARKLEAEGKGRATTQFRLRDWNISRQRFWGAPIPVIYCEKCGVVPEKRENLPVVLPLDAQIGEDGRSPLPTMPSFTDCVCPRCGGKARRETDTLDTFVESSWYFARYTSARKEDAAFDPEALAYWMPVDQYIGGVEHAILHLLYARFFTKALRDLGYFPADLEEPFTRLLTQGMVLKDGSKMSKSKGNIVAPSEMIDKYGADTVRLFCLFAAPPERDFDWSDSGIEGASRFLQRVWRLFVDEEARFLTVRGCSSTAADVHSDVARDLRRREHLTVRKAGEDMAQRFQFNTAISAIMELVNAMYLAREKMGMEEGDRRVFSSAMATVLTLLSPITPHICEELWERLGHQTSLQAEPWPVWDAAALEQDNVTIALQVNGKLRGTMEVPAGADKAALEAAALADAAVQRHTAGLTIRKVIVVPGKLVNIVASQG
- the holA gene encoding DNA polymerase III subunit delta produces the protein MSNAGFRFLVCPDSRLLQAHMEAMLHDAGADSTWERHVYWGDDDPPPRFWEQLTLQGLFGTPRILVVRQAHLWPVAIWKKLSGALAHLSDQCHPFFCLEVPWEKGQPKLPAALLRQRCLSFAEAQGWVWRHEGLGERSLRKYVTERARQLGLRLEPDALEQFCLSVPPQAQAVENELQKLVLQVPAGQTGTASSPVVVDAAMLGASSWSPDCNVFALIRHLEAGNLPAAWRELERGRKDGDGLLFTLLSLLAREFRLLWQVGMGERVRLHPSEDGSKQQLARRLGPEGLSRGLALVMDAEWQVKSGRRTPEQCLDFLAAQLCRLCAAPARR
- the radC gene encoding DNA repair protein RadC yields the protein MSGKSASVSPGPAGHRARLRQRLAYDARAVSDYEVLELVIGLGLPRQDTKPLAKELLFRFGSVRGVMDARPDELLAVPGFGPGLLSLWRLLHEVLVRYAASPLRKREKVARPEDVALLARTQLAGCTHEECWVALLNSGNYLIGWERVRQGNVSEIPVLPRDIVEVALHRRARGIILVHNHPGGQIQPSQPDLNLTHGLERLAPQLGLRLLDHIIVTEGDCFSILHNRYL